GGATCGCGCCAGACGACGGTGAAAGTCCCAAACCGCAATGAGATAATGCCATTCGGGTTGCTCACGATCGTAACAACCCACCACGCACTCCCCACCCACACAACCAGCAGCAGCACAGTCGCCGCCGTGCAGCCCCACTTCAGGATGCTCCGCAGCCGCTTGCGCATCGCCCGATCATATCACGCGATGCGCCAACTCCCCCCGCCCCACTCGCGCACACCAAGCCCGGCGCAGGAAGCGCCGCCGAGCCACAGCAAAGCGCAACCCGCGGAACATAAACGGTGGTGCCGTAGTCAAGCGAGGCTCCCTGGCCTGAGTTCGATCAGACTCAGGCCAGCAAGCCCACCTCTGGACCACGGCATCCGCTGCCGCCCGAAGCCAAGTTATGAAAAAGCAACTTCGCGATCCACGATCGACCCCACGTCTCCAACACACGCCTAAATGTCAGGTTGCACCTGACCTACCAACTTTCCCGTGGGGCGAATACCATTGCGTGAAAGCGTTCGGGCCCACCGCTCTTCGCCTTCCCACGAGAGCCCCATGCCTACCCCAGAACGCACCGCCGCCTCGACCTTCAACCGCGTGGCGATCGATCTTGCCCATGACCCGTTCCCCGAGCTGGCGGGCGCGATCCGCGGGCGGATTGACCCGATCCTTAAGCACTGGCGCGAGGTCAGTCTTACGGCGATGCCTCACCTTGATGCACTGACGCTCAAGGAGTTCGAGAACAGTATCGGCGCCATTCTCTCCGCCGCCGCCGATGCGTTCGCGTCCGCGGAGCCGCGGAAACTGCTCGGCGTCATGCAGGTGTCGCCCTGGCACGGAGTCGCCCGGTTCGTGCAGGAGTACGGCCTGCTGGACCTCTTTGAGGAAGTGCGCATTCTCAGAGGCGTCGTCATCCTCGAACTCGCTCAGGAGATGAAGCGGCCGCTCAATGTCGACGAGTCCGCCACCTTCCACGCCATCTTCGACATCATCATCCAGCAGGGCGTCATGGCGCTCGTGCAGCGGCACGATGAGCAGATGCTCCTGGCATCAGCGCGCCAGAATGAACTGGCCGCGATCGTTGAATGCTCCGACGACGCCATCATCAGCGAGGATCTGAACGGCAACATCACGACGTGGAACAAGGGCGCCGAGCGCCTGTTCGGGTTCACCGTGGAAGAGGCGGTCGGGAAACCGATCACGATGCTGATTCCCGAAGATCGCCTCTGCGAGGAGCCCAACATTCTCGGCCGCATCCGTCGCGGAGAGTCGATCGATCACTATGAAACGGTCCGCCGGCGCAAGGATGGCACGCAAGTGAACATCTCGCTCACGGTGTCGCCCCTCCGCGACGCGAAGGGCCGCGTCACTGGAGCGTCCAAGATCGCCCGCAACATCACTGACCGCGTGAGCATGGAGAAGCAGATCAAGGAACAGGCCGAAGCGCTGCGCTCCCTTCGAGCGATCGCGCGGGCCGCAAGCCCCTGATCGACGCGACCCTCACCGGGGCCGCGACGAGTGGTTCGACTGCGTCCATGCCCTTGATATCTTGCCCAACAAACGTACCTGCCCCGTTGTTTGTTGCAACAAACGTACCTGTCCCGCTTTCTTCTCGATGCTGCCCCCGGAACTTTCGACCCCGGCGGGGTCAGAGAATGTAGCCACGCG
The sequence above is drawn from the Phycisphaerales bacterium genome and encodes:
- a CDS encoding PAS domain S-box protein, translating into MPTPERTAASTFNRVAIDLAHDPFPELAGAIRGRIDPILKHWREVSLTAMPHLDALTLKEFENSIGAILSAAADAFASAEPRKLLGVMQVSPWHGVARFVQEYGLLDLFEEVRILRGVVILELAQEMKRPLNVDESATFHAIFDIIIQQGVMALVQRHDEQMLLASARQNELAAIVECSDDAIISEDLNGNITTWNKGAERLFGFTVEEAVGKPITMLIPEDRLCEEPNILGRIRRGESIDHYETVRRRKDGTQVNISLTVSPLRDAKGRVTGASKIARNITDRVSMEKQIKEQAEALRSLRAIARAASP